GATGCTCGTCGGAATGGCCGTGCTGACCGTGGCCTCCGTCGCCGCGGCGGCGGCTTGGTCGGTGTGGTGGCTGATCGCGATGCGCGCGGCCATGGGTGTGGGGGCCGCGCTGGTCATGCCGGCGACCCTCGCCGTTCTCGTTCAGGTGTTCCCCGAGCATGAGCGGCCCCGTGCCTTCGCCGTCTGGGCCGCCGTCGCCTCCGTCGCCATGGCGGCGGGGCCCGTACTGGGCGGTGCGCTGGTCTCCGTATGGAGCTGGGCCGGAGTCTTCCTGCTCAACGTGCCCCTGGTGGGCCTCGCCGCGCTCGCCGTCCACCGCCTGGTGCCCGAATCCCGCGACCCGGCGGGACGTCCCGTGGACGGAGCGGGCGCCGCGCTGGTCACGCTCGGCATGGTCGCGCTGACGACGGCGATCATCAAGGCGGGCGAACTCGGTACGCGGCAGCCCGTGGTCCTCGCCGCCACCGCCCTCGCGGTGCTCGCACTCGGTACGTTCGCCTGGTGGCAGCGCCGAGCCGCCTTCCCCGTCGTGGACTTCACGCTCTACCGCGACCGCCGCTTCGCCGGAGGCGGCGCGGCAGCGGCGCTGCTGACGGTCGGCACCGGCAGCTCACTGTTCGTCCTCGCCCAGTACCTCCAGCTCGTCCGCGGTTACTCCCCGCTGGAGGCCGGAACAGCGGTCGTGCCGCTGGCCATTGGCGTCGTCGTCGGCTCGGCGGCGGGTGGCCGCGCGCACGCCTCCCTCGGGCCGCGTACC
This sequence is a window from Streptomyces sp. NBC_01775. Protein-coding genes within it:
- a CDS encoding MFS transporter — protein: MTDENEGHPRRWTILTAICAALLVIVLDNTVLNVALPSIAADFDASTAQQQAVLDAYVVVFAGLLIAAGAVGDRYGRRRAMLVGMAVLTVASVAAAAAWSVWWLIAMRAAMGVGAALVMPATLAVLVQVFPEHERPRAFAVWAAVASVAMAAGPVLGGALVSVWSWAGVFLLNVPLVGLAALAVHRLVPESRDPAGRPVDGAGAALVTLGMVALTTAIIKAGELGTRQPVVLAATALAVLALGTFAWWQRRAAFPVVDFTLYRDRRFAGGGAAAALLTVGTGSSLFVLAQYLQLVRGYSPLEAGTAVVPLAIGVVVGSAAGGRAHASLGPRTAIVAGFTVTAIGFCVLAGLTPTSSYAVTAAGLALSGLGTGFAGPSTTSTVLSAVPRARAGMGAALNDTHQQLGIALGVAGLGALLSATYRAALPETTSGTESGSLGETLAQAPPSAVADAAREAFTQAQSTTFLVAAACAALGALTAALTLRSAQTPAQAPTGTPRTQDVPT